GAGGAGAACTATCGCCTTAGGGAGAGAATAGCCGagttgcaagcccagcttcagacgcaattgtTAGGCAAGGGAAATGTAAGTGTATGAAAGTTTGAAATGGTGTCTGTACCACCAGTATGGACGGTAGTGTTATTCCCCCCGCTTCCGCACAGTCCTCGCAGCCGGACTGGAAAGAAATACTGTCggcatgctcaaccggtgtcactCATTCAGCTGATTTCAACAGCTTTTTTCCCCTCCAGTAAGCAACGAATCGGAGTCAGAACCCGAGCATTAACGGGTCTCTCCTCTACCCATTACTGGGTCTGAACCGCCGAAGCCttccaccattagctctgacacaTTGAAAACCATTGTCATTCATGACTCCATTACCTGCAATATTAGACTTCAAAATAATCGTCCAGCGATCATAcattgtttaccagggggcagtgCTACCGCTgtaaaggctaatctgaagacgGTGCTGGCTGAGGCTTAAagtggcgagtgtagagagtatagggatagtGTTATCCACGTTGGCAGCAACGacgttaggatgaaacagtcatcAGTCATAGGTCACCaggcgcaacatagcttcagaaTGTAACTTAGCCAGAAAGATCTGTCGGCGTCatgtaattgtctctggccccttcCCAGGTAGGGGAAGTGATGATTACTACAGCAGACAAGCagaactcaatcgctggttgaaagcTGTTAAATGACCCTCCCAAAATATTGAATTTGTAgttaattggccctctttctgggactcaccctcAAACAGGACCAGGCCTGGCCTGCTGAGAAGTGACAGACTCCATCCTGGCTGAAGGGGTGCTCTAATTTTATCTATCAACATAGACATGGCTTTAAGTCCTCTAGCTCTACAATGAGATTGggagcaggccaggcagcaggctgttagcctgcccgCTTGGTGGAGTCTGcccctagcacagtcagtgtagtcagctcagtttTCCCCATtcagactgtgtctgtgcctagATCTAGGTTGGTCAAAACTAGACATGGCTGTGTTTGCTTTACCAATCTCATTGGAATAAAGACCTTCTCCATTcctggcatttaaaaaaaaattgtgataATACGTGACTCAAAATATGACTACTTAATGTTAAATACCTCACCTCCAAGGCAGTCATAGTTAATGAACTAATTGAAACATGGCTTaaacctgatgaatttactgcaTTAAATGAGGCCTTTCCTCTTGGTTACACTAGTGactgcaaaggcggaggtgttgctaacactTATTTATGAAAAAGATtgactgtgtttttgtatttttgaggttctagtcatgaaatctatgcagcctactcaatcactttttctAGCTTCTGTTTACAGCGATCCTGGGttgtatacagcgttcctcactgatttccctgaattcctatcggatctcgtagtcatggcagataagaTTTACATTTTCGGGGGCTTGAAttttcacatggagaagtccacagacccactccaaaaagcTTTTGGAGcgatcatcgactcagtgggttttgtcaaACATGTCTCGGGACTTACGCATTGCATAAATCATACgctggatctagttttgtcctgtggaataaatattgtggatctaaaagtttttcctcataatcctggactatcggaccaccatatTGTTGCGTTTGCAATTGCAACAAATCATCCGCTTAGACTCCAATCAAGGATTACCAAAAGCTGCGCtttaaattctcagacaacccaaccTTAGATGCCCTTTTAGACTCTCTCCACGTACCCAAGGACGTCGGCATACAAAAATCTGTTAAACCCCTAGACTTGATGGACGCACCAGTGCATaacaaaaaaatccccatcaaaatccgtcagttttAAGTTAcagatatctgttttttattgaatgcgtctcaatccaccgcatctgccAGTGTCGCatttccgcatctgcggtgaaaggtggcagagctagagtgatgtttgtcagaccatgagacatcccaaaaaatTGTCTTCTCACGTAAACGTCTGTAGCATATGACCTACAAGCTAACGGGACTCCACTGTGGAAAGGGGAGGATTATCACAAACATGATGCTCTCTGTTTTTCCCCCACAAGTGTTACGGgtctcgtctgaaggtaacaagTACCGGTTTTTAAAAAACGAATGGAAGTATCAAGGTATTTCTGTGCCTACCCCAAAAAAGGGGTTAAGTatgcataaaaaaatatatagatgtaTATTTCCTGAGTTTttttttatatctcctagatttacgacagacacttcaaaatctCTGGTTtaagtcaacctaccagggtatttacaaacagaaCAGGAACTAAATCATCCacgtgtattgatcacatctttactattGTTGCATAAATCTGCTCTAAAGCATTATCCACAcccatcagatgtagtgatcataatatacagtaatagccatatctagaaaaaccaaagttccaaagactGGACCTAAAATTGTGTATAAACGATCATACAAGAGGTTTTGCAATGATTCTTATGTCGAAGATGGGAAagatatttgttggtctgatgtgtgtaatgaggaacatCCGGAAGCTGCACTTGAATCATTTATGAAACTGCTTCTTCCTGTTACAGATAGGCATGCACCCATCAAGAAACTGAATGTTAGAACTTCCAAATCCCCATGGATATAGATgatgaattgaaaaactgtatagctGAGAGGGATGAGGAAAAGAGAATAGCAAATATGTCTGACATCACGGTAGACTGGCAAACATACAGTGAATTGAGAAATCACATAATTAACCTAAACAAAAACAAGGAACTATAATATagaacaaagataaatgataCAAAGAATGATAGTGAAAAGCTCAGAAGTACTTTAAATTAAATTCTAGGCAAGAAAGCAAAGTCAGCTCCATCCTTCATTGAGGCAGATGGCTTGTTCATTACAAAACCCTTTGATATTTCCAACCACTTTAATCACTTTTTTGGtgacaagattagcaaatttaggtaTGACATGCAAACAACAAATGCTGAGCCTTCATATTCATGCATAATGGACCAAATAATGACAGACAAGCACTGTAGTTTTGAGTTCCACAAAGTGGGTGTGGAAGAGGTACATTTTTTTTGCTATCTATAAATTAGGAAAAACAACCTGGTACCAACAACCTGGATGGTAAATTGCTGTGGTTGGTAGTGAAATACATTTTGACTCCTGTTTGCCAAATCTTCAATTTAAGTCTAGAACACAGTGTGTGCCCTCAGACATTGAGGGAGGCAAAGGTCATTCCGCTAACCACGAAAAGCAAAGCACCCTTTATTGTTTCAAACAAGTGTTTATCAAACTTTttgaaaaaaaatgtgtttgactaAATACAAAGAtgttttacagaaaacaaatgaacaacagactttcagcatgcttgtagggaagggcactcaacatgctcGGCACTGACACAAAATAAATTGATAGTAAAAAGATTGTGggtgctgttttgttagacttcagtgcagcttttgagaTCATTGATCATAACCTATTGCTGAAAAAACGTAGGTGTTATGGATAGGCATCCTGTGCCTTATTATGGATTGAgagttatctatctaatagaacacagaggatTTTCATTAAAGGAAGCCTCTCTCATGCAAATTCAGTTGAGtttggtgtaccgcagggcagctggcTAGGGCCATTATGGTTTTCTGTTTTTACAAATGACCTTCCACTGACCttgaataaagcctgtgtgtctatgtacgctGATGACTCAACGGTATACACATTGGCTgaaacagtaaaataaataactgagacacttaacatagagctccagtcagttttagaatgggtaactagcaataggCTGGTGCTAAATATCTAAAAAACTAAAGCATAATTTTTGGGACAAATCACTCACTCAACACTAAACCTCATTTGTATCTATTATTGGATGTTATGCGgagaagcgcacggtgtccccagtgcgcacgcatagcccggtgcatTATATcgcagctcctcgtatcggccgggctagagtgggcatcgagccaggagggatgatgccggctcaatgcatctggtctccagtgcgtctcctcggcccggggtatactgcaccagccctacgcacggtgtctccagttcgccagcacagcccagtgcggcctattccaACTCcctgcacttgccgggctacaggggggatccagccaggacgagttgtgctagctctgcgctcgaaaccgccagtgcgcctccacggtccagtggatccggtgcctcggccaaggacaaggcctcctgcatgtctccccagactggtgagttctgtgcctgtgTTAAacactaaccctcctgcatgtctccccagcctggtgagtcctgtgccttctcccagagccaggcctcctgtgtgtccctccactccagtgataatccatggcaagaagcctccagtgataatccatggcaagaagcctccagtgataatccatggcaagaagcctccagtgataatccatggcaagaagcctccagtgataatccatggcacgaagcctccagtgataatccatggtaagaagcctccagtgataattcatggcacgaagcctccagtgatgatccatggcacaaagcctccagtgataatccatggcaagaagcctccagtgataatcgagggcaagaagcctccagtgataatccatggcacgaagcctccagtgatgatccatggcacgatgcctccagtgataatccacggcacgaagcctccagtgataacccacggcacaaagcctccagtgatgatccacggcacgaagcctccagtgatgatccatggcacgaagcctccagtgatgatccatggcacaaagcctccggtgatgatccatggcacgaagcctccagtgaggatccatggcacgaagcctccggtgaggatccatggTATGAAGCCTCcggcgacgccctctagtccggagcctccagcgacgcccgtCAGTATAGAgcagccggagccgcccgtcagtcaggagcagccggagccgcccgtcagtcaggagcagccggagccgccggtcagtcaggagcagccagagccgcccgccagtcaggagcagccggagccgcccgtcagtcaggagcagccggagccgccggtcagtcaggagcagccggagccgcccgtcagtcaggagctgccggagccgcccgacagtcaggagctgccggagccgcccgacagtcaggagctgccggagtcgCCGTCACTctggcgctgccggagtctcccgcctgtccggcgctgccggagtctcccatctattcggggcccgctgcaagggtccccagtccaaggtcggcggcgagggtcgccgctccaaagaTGCCACTTAAGCGggctaagactatggtggagtaaGGGTCCACGTCCCGCGACAGAGccaccaccgcggacagatgcccacccagaccctcccctataggttcaggttttgcggccgcagtccgcaccttggggggggggggggggggggggttctgtcacgccctgaccatagattgctttgtatgtttctatgttttgtttggtcagggtgtgatgtgggtgggcattctatgttgtatgtctaggttgtctatttctgtgtttggcctggtgtggttcccaatcagaggcagctgtctatcgttgtctctgattgggagctatacttaggtagcctattttccattgtgtgttgtgggtggttgttttctgtttagtgtatgttcacctggggcctgttgcacaaaagtagaattaagacatccgggataaatgactcagctgagctcaatgaagccaaaacatgtgcgtccaggcttaattggttgcacaaagaccaagccaggatgagcagacacggattcattaagccaggtgaaaccaatcctggataggtgcgcgctcacggctcactcaaatagaccccgccacagatcacagattaactgatttaccatggcaactagagccgcgtacttttccccgtcggaagcacaaatcctcatggaggcatacgaggaggtaaaagatataattaagaagaaaggcaacaccgccacagtgataaagcaaagagaaaaagcgtggcaaagtattgcagaccgcctgaatgcgtaagtagtgcacaattacacactcaccgctccgctgaaacatcacaattacaattcaaatatttaattcacatctccaaaaatgcagttgtactgtaattatgaaacggttaaatttttaattgaaatgcactgcagatatgagtgaaattgtgtaaagtaactccatcacactgtataaagctatgataaattttttgatatttttactgaaaacaagacaaaaataccaagtaattttttgcagtgtgactccattaaatgtgtgtgtgtgtgtgtgtgtgtgtgtgtgtgtgtgtgtgtgtgtgtagattaaacatgaacgggccaaaacggacatggcagcaggtcaaaatcaaatacaagaacattctgcagaatggtatggtccctgactaatatttaacaaagcacaagcatatattgtacccagaaggtgcctgctcacacattgtctgtactgttttagcagtgaaaaagaatacccacagacaaggcacgggtggtgggtcaccaaaggctgaccttaccccagcagaggacatggccttggagctaaataaaggcaggcccgtcttagaggggatccctggggggaaagagacgagcataggttcctcccaagatgccacccgcttcattcaaggtatgtccttccatctctacatgggatacaaccacattcatattgaatcaatttggactgtctgactttggtttacctattgccttgcagtgtctggcagcactgtgttcctgttagagccaccagcacaagcaccagacgatgctgatccagtgagtactccatcaaaggcatactgtaggcctggcatgtcttgtctactagcttcaatatgaatccgattaaatgtgatagggtgaaggccccagtgcagcagcaacagcacatgatggagacgatgatgaggaggagaccatctctctggattccagaaggcatgaggtatcatgttaagactgtgaaagtactatttactctacaatggtgaggagtcctcatcaaaatcaaaaaatctaatttcttttacaggacccagatgctatacagtgggaaaaccagcctggcaacatagtgcgtattaataaaaggacaccacatcctgccaaattccagctgcgctaattgtattgtgttcacagagctcacaagctatcagaaagttgtatggcaaccacctccggcgccaaatagaactggcagacatagacattcagtacaagaagaaaaagatggaaaatcttgcactggagtccgaaataaaaaagaggacaattaggaaactggaccttgaaataaaaaaacttgagagggaggtgagatatgccttcaatgtacactgtatgctaactgtaacacaaatgtattaatcattatttttctttcctcccccagctccaagaagatgacacagctcaaaataaaaattaggtatattctcgtaaagtcaagtgagccatgacatatgagctcttattgtgagcacacaggacggtggcatctttctaaggttttttttattttcccagcaatcagtacaaccaagtcatcgttataaggcatcgccctcttttgcccacccccccagcaccaggtgtggccactagcctatatgaaggcccaaaattgtgtgttcctttctgctctgacaatggcatgcccattcgtgcgagatgtggtggatgaagaagcacttgtgctgaggagagccttcaggcgagaaagggtcttcagggaccggttggacccactggccttccctgatgaccatctatatgaaagatacaggttttctgcagatggcatcaggtatctatgcagactactgggtcccaggattaagcaccgcactgcacggagccatgcactgagtgtggagcaaatggtttgtgtggccttgcgcttttttgctagtggagccttcctgtactcagtgggggatgcagaacagctgaacaaggccacaatttgccgcacaataaggagtgtgtgtctggctatcaaagcattagcagatgtcttcatctccttccctggccacagaagactctgtgacatcaaagaggagttctataggattgcaggtaagaggatctacaaattacaggacaactgttaacacatagtaggatactcattactttgtgtgacaggtttccccaatgtcattggtgcagtggactgcacacacataaggataaaagccccctcaggtgcccatgaggccgattttgtgaataggaaatcctttcacagcattaatgttcaggtgaacataactttttgatattgtccattgacgaacactctgcattgccagtgatgtgcattgattggtgtaatattcctcatcttatgatttcagatggtctgcaatgctgactgtgtgatcagcaatgttgtggcaaaatggcctggctcagtccatgactccagaatctttcgggcctctgaaatctatcagtgcctatcacaaggtaagccacacaacccctatttataaccatcatggctgtgtcaagaatatcactgtgtttatgaggtagtaatgatgagattttgtgttgacaggtgaattctctggtgtgttgctgggagacagggggtatggctgccagccttttctcctgacacctttcacagacccccaggaagcacagcaggcctacaaccatgcccatgccaggaccagggccagagttgaaatgacctttggcctcctgaaggcacgctttcactgccttcacaaattaagggtcagccctgttagggcatgtgatattactgtggcttgtgctgtcctccacaatgtggcctgcctgaggaaggagagggcccccagagtgccaccagccatggactgggacaatccggcaatcttccctgatgacgacagtggtcggctgctgagggaccaatatgtgttgaattattttagttagtatgtgtgctttcaattttggttaaatatgtcctgcggtggcagaggaatttgggtttttttgggttcgttttttgacgaatttggcctcttatgatgtttgtgcggtatactgtgtgtaatacaaggctgcagggaggctactgcatccattcatttgtctgttcagttgatgtgtatggatttgtcctgcatttattttagtgtgcagacatgcagggtgtgttatatacagacctttgaatgtgtatgtatcattttgtataatatgcttggattctgtgctttccatcttgtagagtcactgtgacttcagtttcgaaaggagctgatggtttacctgctttgttttgtccttattcaataaaggaacataatgttacacattgtgtttttatattcatatggaatgtgtatttgtttatatgacagagtactagggccacactgaagaaaaaggataaagtcataaatttatgaggctggttctttctgcagaaaagctacatattgtttttacagttttgatacttatgacaatgtgatacttaatattctggcacatcagcatgtctttgtttatgaaaccatactgaagtacaatttcacgaaatgccccacatctgtcattttaacaactgtcctcctttaaaacaactggttacaatattatgacttgtgtttttttcccctctgtggccctaatattctatcattttatatatagccttatagtctatgggaaactgtaaattatctaatgatagcaacatcatctaaaaatcattttttatccaaaatcattgaaattaatgatcacaaacgtttaaataataacagtgggtctagttatatgtgataacaatgtatagtgagcagtgaaataactattggtttccatttgtggtgactgctgactgacattagggatgagattaaatagatcctggaatttagcctggtctggagcaggctagctccacagaataaatctccatggtaatttataccataacatatcctcctgccccctatccatctttagtgcaaccggattacggatcaattgagccaggatcaccaagatatcctggcttaatcccttatcctagttttgtgcaacaggcccctggcagaactgttcgtttatcgtttttgttgttttgttagtattCATTAAAAGTAATTATGACTACTTATGACTACTTACCACGCTGCAGGTCTTCTCCTTATCCTCGatacgacgatcgttacaacCAGGCATGgtttccccgatatttcatagtattctattgtttccagtacttgtcttatattatctccaatggaTCGTCCATGTACAAAACCTGTCTGATTaagatgaataatatctgacaatacctttTTCATtatatgcgccaagcatttattTATTGGAtttttatatataccacttggatcctgtttcagtaataatgaaatcagactttCTTGTTGTGTGTCCGATAATCTACCGTTtatattgtaagtcgctctggataagagcgtctgctaaatgacttaaatgtaatgtaaatgtatatggGAGTGGTTAAAtaatgctaataatggtcctctgagttcATCAAAGACTGTTTGGTACACTTCCACTGGTataccatccagccctggagttttcccagccttATTAAAGGCTTTACATCAAGAAGTTTCTCTTCTATattttggccttcacatgagtctttctgtacagatgttcattttatattattaataggaaaaaaatccatacaattaactTCGGTTagttcctctttcaaaatatcattcggTGAATCATgcatgactccatcatttgtaacaagtttcaaaaAAAAATTTTGGTAGCATTTATaagttgaagattgaaaaagaatttggtgaatttttccccatattccatccagttcgcttcatttttataatatattacactcaATCTTtattgaataagttcctccatttccttttgtttttcctctaacttattatGTGCCTCTATGgcacagtttttattgctatctaactgtactgtcagtccttcaatttcctttgttaatatggactcttttgatctaaattgcttttattttatagatgagtactgaattgcatggcctctaaaggcacatttaaaagtgttccATCGAATAAGGGGATCTGCcgtacctatgttatgtcagataaagtcagttataaattcttctgtcctagttataaacaatttatcatctagtaggctttgattaaatttcctcgcccacgtggaaattctgtaagagtaatatatatatgccaattatgtgatgatccaaCCGCATtttgtcccctatcaacacttcttaaacttttggtgccagagagaatgacataagaaagtaatcaagacgactagcttgattgtgcctctgccatgtatatctcacaaggtcagggtatttaagcctccatatatccactaattaaaatatatccatgacattcatgatttccttaaatgTCTGAGGGTGATCGTttgatttcctttacggtccatagaggtatttaaaaccgtattaaaatcccccaccataataatagagtctagtgttgcttgtagagttgatacattcttatatatattttcaaagaagcttggatcatcattatttgggccgtataggttaataagccatatatatttattgtccaataacatatttaaaataatccatctaccttgaggatctgtttggacaatttgcacatttggatcaaaattgcTGTtaattgaatttctttgccccccccagtccttttttccacaaaacttcatctaaaattgttgaattagtttcctgtaaacaatagatattatattccttctcttttagccaggtaaatactgattgtcttttcttataatctgctaggccattacagttataactggctatactgatttcaccacttaccataaaagactttgtctttgttacttctttttgatatttttgagtcttatttttgtatgtatttttctatttatatagttttaaatgctatgattatttattattattattattatttattattatttattattttgttgcaaatgtctgaataaaaattacagttagtgcagaatggtgaTTTTTTGGGGGGCGGGGGGTTCTCTCAGGGAGCCGTACAAGCTAGAACTGCCACTGCCCAGGACCACCCATACTTagaaatgtatgcatgcatgactaggtcaccttggataaaagtgtctgctaaattgtatatattaatatatattactCTAAAACATTTCTAGGATGGCCCAACCTTTCCCTCTTGGGTACAGTACATAGCCAATATTGGACCTGACTGGGTCAGGTTTCCCCAAAAGGCTGTGCTGCAGCATGACACACACTCTAAAACACATTGCTAGGGCCTTTTAAAATCTGGTTTAATTAGTTTTCCAGGTTTCGGACTTCCCATTTTTTCACACTTTTTTTAAACCCATTTGAGTCTAAACCCTATCTAAGCCGGGGGGGCTCTACTAAGCTATATGAAATTGTGTTAAGAAGGTTATACCaatgatcatttagctatttatttttggaattttaagaccccttgaagtatcaacAAATTACAAAAAAATTTATGACAAACatttttggccttactgctattatccCATACAaacattgaataacatattcacaacatggaacaacagatagtcccccaaaaatatcaaaaggaagtttgttctgatgtgcctctcctatatctgagagatataagaaagataagGAAacatctgttgttgtttttttttacatgtatttaaccccataTTTTGGGCAAGAAACAGTGTCAATATATACTTTGTTTAATTTTTTTCAACTGATACTGggggaccttcagacaagtcttgtgaggcctgtgggcgtcatagagcaaaacaccTTTGCACAGAGGGGTCACAtcagtgtgtagcccaaacggttccgacg
This genomic interval from Salvelinus alpinus chromosome 6, SLU_Salpinus.1, whole genome shotgun sequence contains the following:
- the LOC139578669 gene encoding putative nuclease HARBI1 is translated as MKAQNCVFLSALTMACPFVRDVVDEEALVLRRAFRRERVFRDRLDPLAFPDDHLYERYRFSADGIRYLCRLLGPRIKHRTARSHALSVEQMVCVALRFFASGAFLYSVGDAEQLNKATICRTIRSVCLAIKALADVFISFPGHRRLCDIKEEFYRIAGFPNVIGAVDCTHIRIKAPSGAHEADFVNRKSFHSINVQMVCNADCVISNVVAKWPGSVHDSRIFRASEIYQCLSQGEFSGVLLGDRGYGCQPFLLTPFTDPQEAQQAYNHAHARTRARVEMTFGLLKARFHCLHKLRVSPVRACDITVACAVLHNVACLRKERAPRVPPAMDWDNPAIFPDDDSGRLLRDQYVLNYFS